One part of the Lotus japonicus ecotype B-129 chromosome 2, LjGifu_v1.2 genome encodes these proteins:
- the LOC130735526 gene encoding uncharacterized protein LOC130735526: MDPNNMAEWDIYDVVIDELINDTTIEDMMQEEMEFYQQHANTVRPKRTRKVIERDREAGHERLWMDYFSENPVYPEELFRRRFRMRKDVFLRVVDALGSHNPYFLQSVDAVGRQSLTPLQKCTAAIRMLAYGSPADSVDEYVRIGESTAIECLKNFVEGVCAVFGETYLRRPNHEDITRLLQWGESRGFPGMLGSIDCMHWEWKNCPVAWKGQYTRGDHGKPTIMLEAMASQDLWIWHAFFGITGSNNDINVLNQSPVFNDVLSGNAPTVNFSVNGTMYHMGYYLADGIYPPWSTFVKTISMPQGEKRQKFAKRQEAARKDVERAFGVLQSRFAIVRGPSRFWHPNDMKSIMYACIILHNMIVEDERNTYQGNFLYEQVNNDILDAEVLSGPIPAFRNILERRAHQIERSIHHQLQADLVEHIWQLPENENNEN; encoded by the coding sequence ATGGATCCAAACAATATGGCCGAATGGGACATTTACGACGTTGTCATTGACGAACTTATCAATGACACGACTATAGAAGATATGATGCAGGAGGAGATGGAGTTTTATCAACAACATGCGAACACTGTTAGGCCCAAGCGAACAAGAAaagtgatagagagagatcgtgaagcTGGGCACGAGCGGTTGTGGATGGACTACTTCTCTGAAAATCCTGTATACCCGGAGGAGCTTTTCCGGCGAAGGTTTCGAATGCGAAAGGATGTGTTCCTCAGAGTTGTAGATGCCCTTGGGTCTCATAACCCGTATTTTTTACAGTCTGTTgatgcagttggaagacaaAGTTTGacaccattacaaaagtgcactgccgctattcgtatgttggcgtacggatcacctgctgacagtgttgacgagtacgttcgaattggtgaaagtactgcaattgagtgcctaaagaattttgtagaaggtgtgtgtgcagtaTTCGGTGAAACATATTTGAGGCGCCCGAACCATGAAGACATTACCCGCCTACTTCAATGGGGGGAGTCTCGTGGATTTCCAGGTATGTTGGGTTCTattgattgtatgcattgggaatggaaAAATTGTCCAGTTGCGTGGAAAGGTCAATACACTCGAGGTGATCATGGAAAGcccacaatcatgcttgaagcaATGGCATCTcaagacttgtggatttggcatgcatttttTGGCATTACAGGTTCTAACAATGACATTAATGTGCTAAACCAATCTCCTGTGTTTAATGATGTTTTGAGTGGAAATGCTCCCACGGTGAACTTTAGCGTGAATGGAACAATGTATCACATGGGATACTATCTAGCAGACGGCATCTATCCCCCGTGGTCtacatttgtgaagaccatctcaatgccacaaggagaaaaaaggcaaaagtttgccaaaagacaagaagcagcaagaaaggacgttgaacgtgcattcggcgttctccaatctcggtttgcaatagttcgtggtccatcacgcttttggcatccgaatgacatgaagtcaataatgtatgcttgcatcatattgcataacatgattgttgaagatgagcgcaaCACGTACCAAGGTAATTTTCTTTATGAAcaggtcaataatgacatattggATGCTGAAGTATTAAGTGGTCCTATCCCCGCTTTTAGAAATATCTTGGAAAGaagagcacatcaaattgaAAGGTCAATCCATCACCAacttcaagcagacttggtggagcatatttggcagcttcccgaaaacgagaataatgaaaattaa
- the LOC130736795 gene encoding uncharacterized protein LOC130736795: MTTSSTRQKKSGDGAYATSSDPSASIEGDEYEATQPATRPKGKKNIKRKAKVGDTASSEPLYVPNSDMVAIGKAKIDLLASFKELKTQEMEMKMEKTKIKKEKTQIMKAKLLREYRDILMQDTSNMNEVQLAAHQRLCQYAMNELGMF; the protein is encoded by the coding sequence ATGACAACCAGTTCAACGAGACAGAAGAAGTCAGGAGATGGGGCGTATGCAACATCGTCTGACCCGAGTGCATCAATTGAGGGCGACGAATATGAGGCCACACAACCAGCAACCCGCCCAAAGGGAAAGAAGAATATCAAAAGGAAAGCCAAAGTAGGAGACACTGCTTCAAGTGAGCCGTTATATGTTCCTAATTCTGATATGGTAGCCATCGGGAAAGCTAAAATAGACTTACTGGCGAGTTTCAAGGAGCTGAAGACCCAAGAAATGGAGATGAAGATggaaaaaaccaaaattaaaaaggaaaaaacccAAATTATGAAGGCGAAGTTGCTTAGGGAATACAGGGATATCCTTATGCAGGACACATCTAACATGAACGAGGTGCAGTTAGCAGCGCATCAGCGCTTATGTCAATACGCCATGAATGAACTAGGAATGTTTTAG
- the LOC130736796 gene encoding glutathione S-transferase T3-like: MGPYSPQMPYPNNPQYCVYPPQYQFQNQEPPTGSSSSKVSDTQCEAMPDEPEFSTQRGLDDIELEETGKKRNKWSGKDNILLLQSWLNVSTDPVVGNDQKSTLFWDRIQAQYEEYRDPAYPSRSANSLKSHFSKLNADIQIFVGCHNKATSHWKSGHSDKDIMATAHSIYHVDRVKISNMRMLGGW; encoded by the coding sequence ATGGGACCATATTCACCACAAATGCCTTATCCAAACAATCCACAATATTGCGTGTATCCACCACAATACCAATTTCAAAACCAAGAACCTCCTACTGGTAGCAGCAGTTCAAAAGTCTCAGATACACAATGTGAGGCTATGCCTGATGAGCCTGAATTTTCTACTCAACGgggtctagatgatattgaGCTTGAAGAAACCGGAAAGAAACGCAACAAATGGAGTGGTAAAGataatatacttcttcttcaatcatggCTCAACGTTTCTACCGATCCGGTCGTGGGAAATGATCAAAAGTCAACATTGTTTTGGGATAGGATCCAAGCCCAATATGAGGAGTACCGCGACCCTGCCTATCCTTCGAGGTCAGCAAACTCCTTGAAGTCTCATTTTTCTAAATTGAATGCTGATATTCAAATATTTGTCGGTTGCCACAACAAGGCTACTAGTCAttggaaaagtggacactcagatAAGGACATCATGGCTACGGCGCATTCCATATATCACGTAGATAGGGTAAAGatttcaaacatgagaatgCTTGGCGGTTGGTGA
- the LOC130738720 gene encoding receptor-like protein 7 has translation MKINPVQLLLVIPLYWFCLHNHIVGVSGLCLNDQKSLLLLLKNNFTSESSSKLNLWDPSDDCCAWMGVTCDKEGHVTGLDLSGEFIRGRLDNSSSLFNLQHLMNLNLATNYFNSTIPSGFNKLKNLTYLDLSYNSFAGEIPTEISQLTRLVALDLSSYHDSSVSVNLETQNLQKLVQNLTSLRKLYLDGVKLKARAQEWCNALLPLRDLQELSMVNCNLRGPIEASLSELENLSVITLDESNFSSPVPETFANFKNLTTLSLRDSNLNGRFPPKVFQIATLTTIDISSNANLHGFFPDFPLRGSLQNIRVSYTNFSGTLPHSIGNMRHLTTLDLTDCQFNGTLPNSLSNLTELTHLDLSYNNFTGLLPSFGMAKNLSVLDLSYNGLSGAISSSHVEALHSLVRIDLSHNSITGSIPSSLFKLPFLEEIYLNDNQFSQIGEFTNVSSSVLSDLDFSNNNIIGNFPDFIFHLSALAVLRLSSNKFHGPLQLNKLRNLIELDISYNNLSVNANMTSPFPNLSNLYMASCNLKTFPDFLRNQSTLFSLDLSKNQIQGIVPNWLWELNLNDLNISSNMLTDLEGPIEKLNNVSSLSYLDLHNNQLQGPIPIFPVNVVYLDYSRNRFSSVIPQDIGDYMSSAFFLSLSDNKFHGKIPDSLCSATNLVVLDLSINNMYGTIPSCLMTITDTLEVINLRDNNLTGTIPDVFPVSCAVSTLNLHGNHLHGPIPKTLARCSKLEVLDLGKNQISGGFPCFLENISTLRVLVLRNNKFQGSLGCGQDNKPWKMVQIVDIAFNNFSGKLNGKYFTNWETMMHDEGRPVSDFIHTKLTPAVYYQDSVTVINKGQQMEYVKILTVFTSIDFSSNHFEGPIPEELMDFKALLALNLSNNALSGEIPSSIGNLKQLESLDLSQNSLHGEIPVELASLTFLSYLNLSFNHLVGKIPTGTQLQSFQASSFEGNDGLHGLPLAEKQDGKKQGLLQQPACKRLACTVDWNFLSAELGFSSGIGIVIVPLLFWKKWRILYWKLMDQILCWIFPRLYIDYVTQRGHTHTVLRWWWR, from the coding sequence ATGAAAATTAATCCAGTCCAATTACTTCTGGTGATACCACTATACTGGTTTTGCCTCCATAATCACATAGTTGGTGTTTCTGGTCTTTGTCTTAATGATCAGAAGTCTTTACTACTCCTGCTTAAGAACAATTTCACGTCAGAAAGTAGCAGCAAGCTGAATTTGTGGGATCCCAGTGATGATTGTTGTGCATGGATGGGGGTAACATGTGACAAGGAGGGACATGTTACTGGACTTGATCTTAGTGGAGAATTCATCAGAGGTAGACTTGACAATTCAAGCAGTCTTTTCAATCTTCAACATCTCATGAATCTGAATTTGGCTACTAATTATTTCAATTCTACCATTCCATCTGGATTCAACAAGTTGAAGAATTTAACTTACCTGGATTTGTCATATAATAGCTTTGCGGGTGAGATTCCAACAGAGATTTCTCAACTCACAAGGTTGGTTGCTCTTGATTTATCTTCTTATCATGATTCCAGTGTTAGTGTGAAtcttgagacacaaaatctacAAAAGCTTGTCCAAAACCTCACCAGTTTGCGAAAACTCTATTTGGATGGTGTAAAGCTAAAAGCTCGTGCACAGGAATGGTGCAATGCTTTGTTGCCGCTGCGTGACCTGCAAGAACTAAGCATGGTGAATTGCAATCTCAGAGGACCCATTGAAGCTTCCTTGTCTGAACTTGAGAATCTATCTGTCATTACTCTTGATGAAAGCAATTTTTCATCCCCGGTGCCGGAGACATTTGCCAATTTTAAGAATCTGACTACCCTCAGTCTTAGAGATTCCAACTTGAATGGAAGATTTCCACCGAAGGTCTTCCAGATTGCAACATTGACAACTATTGACATATCAAGCAATGCCAATCTCCATGGTTTCTTTCCAGACTTCCCCCTGAGGGGATCTCTCCAGAATATAAGAGTGAGTTACACAAACTTCTCTGGAACACTACCACACTCTATTGGTAACATGAGGCACTTAACTACATTAGATCTTACTGATTGTCAATTTAATGGAACACTTCCCAATTCACTGTCAAACCTTACTGAACTCACTCACCTGGATTTGTCATATAACAACTTCACAGGTCTGTTGCCATCATTTGGTATGGCAAAAAATCTTAGCGTCTTAGACCTTTCTTATAATGGCTTAAGCGGTGCAATTTCATCTTCTCACGTTGAAGCACTGCACAGTCTTGTTCGCATTGACTTGAGTCATAATTCTATTACTGGGAGCATTCCGTCATCTCTTTTTAAGCTCCCATTCCTAGAGGAAATTTATCTAAACGACAACCAGTTTAGTCAGATTGGTGAATTCACAAATGTGTCTTCCTCTGTTTTGAGTGACCTTGATTTTAGTAACAATAATATAATAGGGAATTTTCCAGATTTTATCTTCCATCTCAGTGCCCTAGCCGTCCTCCGCCTTTCCTCTAACAAGTTCCATGGACCATTGCAGCTAAATAAGCTCAGAAATTTAATTGAACTGGACATTTCATACAACAACTTGTCAGTCAATGCGAATATGACCTCTCCTTTTCCCAACCTTAGCAATTTATATATGGCATCCTGCAACTTGAAAACCTTCCCTGATTTCTTGAGAAATCAATCCACATTATTCTCTCTAGACCTTTCCAAGAACCAGATTCAAGGAATAGTGCCCAACTGGCTTTGGGAACTAAATCTTAATGACCTTAATATTTCAAGCAATATGCTGACTGATTTGGAAGGACCTATTGAAAAGCTGAACAATGTTTCTTCCTTATCATACCTTGACCTTCATAACAACCAACTACAGGGGCCAATACCTATTTTTCCTGTAAATGTTGTCTATTTGGATTACTCGAGGAACAGATTTAGCTCTGTTATCCCACAAGATATTGGTGATTATATGTCCTCAGcgttttttctctctctttcagaCAATAAATTCCATGGCAAAATCCCTGATTCCCTCTGCAGTGCTACAAATCTTGTAGTGCTTGATCTTTCAATTAATAACATGTATGGAACAATTCCCTCATGTTTAATGACAATAACTGACACCCTTGAGGTAATAAATCTGAGGGACAACAACCTGACAGGCACTATTCCAGATGTGTTTCCAGTTTCTTGTGCTGTAAGCACGCTGAATCTCCATGGAAATCACTTGCATGGGCCAATTCCAAAGACCCTTGCCCGCTGCTCCAAATTAGAGGTATTGGACCTAGGAAAAAATCAGATTAGTGGTGGCTTCCCATGCTTTTTGGAAAACATATCCACACTCCGTGTCCTAGTTTTGCGAAACAACAAATTTCAAGGTTCCTTAGGATGTGGACAAGACAATAAGCCTTGGAAAATGGTTCAAATTGTGGATATTGCTTTTAACAACTTTAGTGGCAAGCTGAATGGAAAATATTTCACAAATTGGGAAACAATGATGCATGATGAAGGTCGACCTGTATCAGACTTTATCCACACGAAACTTACACCAGCCGTATATTATCAGGATAGCGTGACAGTTATCAACAAAGGTCAACAGATGGAGTATGTTAAAATTCTGACAGTCTTCACATCCATTGATTTCTCATCTAACCATTTTGAAGGACCAATACCAGAGGAGCTTATGGATTTTAAAGCACTCCTTGCTCTCAACCTTTCAAACAATGCTCTCTCTGGTGAGATCCCGTCATCCATAGGGAACCTGAAACAACTGGAGTCCTTGGACCTCTCACAGAACTCATTGCATGGAGAAATTCCTGTGGAGCTTGCAAGTCTGACATTTCTTTCTTATCTGAATCTCTCCTTCAATCATCTGGTGGGGAAGATTCCAACAGGTACCCAGCTTCAATCATTTCAAGCTTCTTCCTTTGAAGGTAATGATGGACTACATGGACTTCCATTGGCTGAAAAACAAGATGGTAAAAAGCAAGGGTTGCTGCAACAGCCAGCATGTAAAAGGCTAGCTTGTACAGTTGATTGGAACTTTTTAAGTGCAGAGTTGGGATTTTCTTCTGGCATCGGAATTGTCATTGTCCCCCTCTTGTTTTGGAAGAAATGGAGGATATTGTATTGGAAACTTATGGACCAAATTCTTTGTTGGATCTTCCCTCGACTGTATATTGACTATGTAACCCAGAGAGGACACACGCACACTGTTTTAAGGTGGTGGTGGCGCTAG